The following is a genomic window from Miscanthus floridulus cultivar M001 chromosome 14, ASM1932011v1, whole genome shotgun sequence.
AGCTATTTGTGACTTTCTGCATTTTTCTGTGCCTCAATGATCTAAATTGCAGATTTTGTACTGCATATTATGTTATTAAAGCACTAAACTGTAATGTATATCTATATATCTGTATGCATGACAATGGGATTACTTTGCTCAAATAGATTTCACTTACTCTACTGGTCTTTTCTTATTTCTGAATCTATTCAATTAAATGAATATGGGACTGTATTGGTCCTTCAGCCTAATGCATAATATGCATAGATTTGCCGGTTTGAGCTGCAAAATGCAGGGCATGTAACTATCTCAATTTCACTCGctgtttttattttcttttactaCAAAATTTTGGAAAGGATCATAGAAATAAGTAAGCAAGGAGAGTGAACAATTTTGGAATGTTCACATACACTATTGAAATCATAGAAAACTCCGTAGTAAACTGAACTGGCAATAGAGCAAGGGGAATAATGTTGATTGAATCTTGAAATACCTGTCGTTATTTCTCTGATCATATATTGCATTTCTTGGTTTCTTCAACCTTTTAGCCATGTTAACTATCTGAATTTCAAAGTCATAGAATGTCGTGTCATAACTTGTGAACcttcccttaaaaatattttcATTTTTGCCCTTCGTAAAACAATATTGGTGTTGCTTCTGCAGGCTCAACCTTGTCTGACTGGTTTCTTCGAGTGGGCACCGAAGAGCCTTCCAACTCAAGTTCACCGAGCATATCATCTGCGAGGAGGGCAGCGCCGGCTGGCGGCTGCTGTGTGTTGATGAGGGTGTGGGGTGGAGTGGCAGCACATCAGCTGAGGAGCCGAAAGGTAACTGTGCTCGAGGCCTTGAGCTATGCATGGCCTCCGGCGTCCCTGGGCGGTTGACCTGCTAGCACAGAGCAGCAGTGCAAGCGCTACCATTACCTGCTCGCTACCATTACCTGCTCGATAGAATGCGAACGTGGACAGGGAGGCGCCATCTGCACCAAAACAGATTCGCAAGGCTGCAATTTTCATGGTGAGTCAAAGGATTGGCGGGGTACTTTTGATTAATTCATTTGCTATTTGGGAGTCAAGAGACTTAGGGGTAGTGAGTTAGTTAATTATTCATACATCAAGTGCTACTGTATTGCTTGCTTCTTGTCTTGCCTCCTGTAAAATGCTGCAATGGTAGTCTGCCGCATTCGCTGCTCTTCCATGTATCGGATCGTGTTGTATGGGATGAGAACTAACTCAAAACAAGTTTCGGTTGTCGTCTTGTAGGATCTTTGAGTGAATTGGCACTGGCTGGTGCTGCAGCGGCGGTGGCGAAGGTGTCAAGAGGACGAGGAGAAGGTGATGATCGTGGTGGACAAGGCCAGGGTGCTGGCACTGCAGGAGAGGCGATGTGACAGCAAGGGGAAGGGGGCAGTTTACGACCCTGTTCTTGGGATCTGCTGTCATTTCTGCAGGTACATATATCGCATGAGTGCCAACGTGTATAACCAATTAGTTGCTCTGTGCTCCTAATTGTGTTCTAAAGAAAGGTCGCTGGGGATTGGCGTCTTTATGCAAGTAACTGAAATCTTGCTCTTGTGTGATCGAAGGCAGAAGAAATTTTGCGGCAAGGAGGACTGCAAAAGCTGGGGGGAAGGGGACCTGAAGCCATACTTCGGTAAAGGAATCCATAAAGAtatctccttttcttttccccAATCATGTATTTTGTATTTTGCACAGATTTGTATTTTGCACAGATTTGTCTGGAGATTTGCTTCGAGCCCAGCACCACGCCTTGTGGTCACAGGTAATTTGGACCCATGTGCCTTCAGAAAAGAGGTTGCCTGAATTCAGAGAATATCTAAAGCAAGAACTTTTGATTAATTTTTGTGTGTTTGGGCGAACGTTGAGTGTTATACAACCTGGAATTAGCGTAGTAGTTTGCTCTTTGCCGTTGCTATGAGAATGCCAGTAGTGATTTCTTCAGTTACTGGAAGTGCGACTGAACTAATTTTACTGGAACTATATATGCACATTCTTGCTTATTAGTTATGGAAACTTTGTTAATTACATGGGTAAAATGGACCAGATAAAAGCTTGTTTGCAAATTGCAATGTACAGTACATTTGCATTGTTAGCACATTTGCATTTCCTTGGTTCCAGATTTCGTGTCTACTGATTACTGGAATACTAGGTCTTTCAGTTCATCCGGTTGACCAGTTTTTGTTTTTGGAACTCATTATAATGTTATCTCCATGACATGCAGCCTGGCTCGAAGGACGGCACTCTTAAATATTTTGTCTGAAAGAACTATACTACTCAGACATACTATCTATATACTGGACTTACGGAAGGTATGATTTTATCCATCCTCATTTGGAATTTGAAGGACAAGCATCTAATGCTCTTTGCACTTATTTATTCTTGTAATAATCCTTTGCAGCACTAGCTGATGATAGAAAGTTCCTACTTGCTGCAGTCAAATTCCAGATGAGCCCAAATGCACATACTACCTGGTATCTGTTGATAGCAATGATATGTCAATTGGAAGCAGCACCTATATTGAAAAGCTAAGGTCGACTTTCCAGATTTGATGTCTAAAAGCTATTCTTTGTGCTATTTTCTTTTATTCAAATGGAGGCTCTTTTGCAAACCTTTAGATTTCTGATTCGTAGTGAATTTTCTGTGATAGAAGTAAAAAATAAACTCAAATGGAAGCTGATATGTTTTCTTCACTGATAGACGCTTGATGCTGTAGTGACATGGTCCCAAGGAAAATTCTAAAGGTATAGCTGCATGTAGGATTCAGGCTCTTTGCGTACATTTCTGGTTTATTTGCATAATGTAGGTTTGAGGCCGGTCCTTGAATTTGGAATTTAGTTACTGTGTTAACTTTTTTATAAAGATGTTGCTAGACTTTGAGTGATTGTACACGGGGAATCAAATATAACTTCGCTTTTTAGTGGTTTGATTTGTATTGCTAAATAGAATctgaaattttgaatatttgatttTTATGTCACGGGCGGATAGGTATGGCACGGCACGGCGCTCGGCGCGCTTCAATTCGAGGTCCGGTCGCCTGGCATGGCGTGGCATGTGTAGCCAGTCGCCCCTACACTGGGCGATAGGGACTAGAATTGCAGTCAACAACGCGTTGCACTGGGCGAACAAGGAAGCCCCTGCGCCAGAGGTTTGCCGGCGCCGTGCAGCACCGGATTTATGATGTCAGTGTGTTCTGTACCGTAGCCGCAGCACTCCGGCCGGTGCAATCGAGGCAGTTGCAGGCCACGCACCATCCATCCCCCGGGAGCGCTCGCACTTTCCCAATGCTGCGTACTGTTGGCCGGGCTTGCTTGGGatctaattaggccatgattatTGCCAACTTTGCTAAGCTTTACAAAAGAAGGAATTAAAGAACTTAACTATGGTTTCATAAGACGGAATATCGGAAGATGTTAGGTGGGTTAGTGGATGACCGCTGTATAATGGTTTGTCCAGTCCCATATACATATCTTTCCATTTATAGGTTTGGGAGTCTGAAGATGGATCAGTTGGTAAGACTCTTTATGCTCGAACTTGTCCACCCCGGTTTGAGTACTCGATTTTGGCACGGGCGATCCATGGTCGGTCCTGAATTTATTCCAGAATTTAACTAGCACTATTCACTTAGCATGGGTGGTCCATGGTCGATCCTGAATTTATTTCAGAATTTAATTGGTGCTATTCAGTAGTAGAAATCTGCTGACTCAGTTTTTCGAAAGTGTTCATACGGTAGAGTTGCATGCATCTATGCTAAGGGATGAGAGTGCATGCGTGTATATGAGCTTATGCGTATGTATTgtgtttttgcaaaaaaaaaaaaaaaaaaaaaactaggcaGACCTTGAGATTAACAGCATAGCACATTAATAAGACATCTGTATGGTCATAAACCTTAGGGTATGATGTATATGCTCGGTAAATAGGAGTACAACGATCTCCACTAACCATCAAAATTTTCTGTTAAAATCTATAAATGTGATCTTTTAAAACCTTAATTAATTTCCCTATACAGAGAAGCGGAAAAGAGCATGACTCGTTAAAACCTTAATCGCTCTATAAAACAGAAGAAAGAAGTGGAGGGAGTATGATAATAAGGTTTGCATACAATTTTTACACTGTACAGACCTAAGGGGACGTACTATACTGTTAAAGCAATATATACATCTTCCCATGTATTGCAAATTAAAACGTAGAAGTATTTAACGAGGAATCGAATACACTCATTTTATTAAACAAATCGAAATCATTACCATTGCTACAATTATTGCTACCACTAAAGAAAAAAAGCCGAGAATTTGGTCGGATTCCTTGCGTAGCGGTAGAGGAAGACCATTATGGCATACACGCAGGCGTGCAGGACAAGGGGAGTCTCAGGCAAAGGCATGCATGCGAGAATCCGGACGAGCTGCCGGTGGACTTGACTCGAGACGAGACGGGACAGGACGGACGGCTCCATCTTCTCTTCACccaggcctcgtttagatcgcgaaaaaatttcaaaccgatgaatagtaccactttcgtcttatttaacaaatattgtccaatcgtggaccaactaggctcaaaagattcatctcgtgatttccaactaaactgtgtaattagttattttttttacctacatttaatactccatgcaagtggctaaaaattgatgtgatggagagagagtgaaaaaacttggaatttgggtgTCACCTAAACAAGGCCCCAATTCCAATATGTATAACGTCACATATTAATATAATTATTCAGATCGTGAGCGGGCAGATCGAGGAATCAATTCAACGCCGCGGTGCCGGTGCCGGCTCCGGCCATACAGTACGCTCATGTGGCCGTGCTCATAGGGGGTCAGAGGGAGGCCGGGGGCGGGACGGGACGGGACGACAGGCATTCGCTGTCATCGCCTCGCCTTGAACGCATCGGTCCGCGCACGCATCTGCCTGCAGGTCGTCAGGTCGCAGCGCTCAAGTCAACACAGTCATGCTAGCGAGGCCTTTGATAGCCAAGATCTTTGAGATAGCTAGCCGGGACTTCGATCCCTTCCTCCGGTCTCGTCCCCTCCCCCAAAATCCACGGAGAGAGGCAGAGAGAGACAGACAAAGAGAGAGCTGTAGGATATCTAAGGCCCTTTTTATTTCAGCTAGAAAGTTGTCCCAAATTTACTATAATAATCAGGCCGGCTGACCATTACATTTGTAATACAAGGGAAaacaagtactccctccgtactcgaATTAGCTGACGTTTGGGACAGGATTACGGTAACCAAGAAGTCATTAAGTAGGGGTTAGTTTTCCTGCTTTGCCCCTATTAAATAGCACTGCGGTTGTTTCCTTGACAACAGCCTGGTGTAGCCCGAGTGGTGTGATCTCCGCGGCCCGAGGCAAGTGGTCTACGGTTCGATTCCTGCAGTCACTCTTTTTTTTTGATTGCCAAGCCATTTTGCATGGCACTGTTCCATTGCATGGCGCTTGCTAGCGGTCGATTTTGGCCGTGCGTTCAGCGGGTTTGGCCGTGCGCGCCCTCGTTTTGGCCATGCGCGCTAAAGCTTTCAATTTGGCGCTTTTTTTTTCGTTGCTGGCATCGTGCGTCTGTTCATATACCCCTTCCTATTTAACCAGGCAGCTACTAGTACTCCATTGCTTTCCCTGCCTTGCTTCCCTACCTTGCTTGCTGCTACTACGCCGCCATGGACTAGCTGTTCTCCTTCCACGTCTGTCTGCAGAAGAGGATGGCTGATTACTTCTCTGGCTTCGATCTCAACATTCGTGTAGAAGATGAAGAGAACGGCAACCTGCCGTGGGATCTCAACGACGACAACGGTAACCATCTATTATTAGTTCCATTTTGCTTTGTTGTTGCTTTGTGCACGATGGCAACCTGCCGTGGGATCTCAACGACAGCAACGGTTTCATGTCACAGAGCTTGAAGATGACGACGGCAACACTGAGTTTCATCTCGCAGAGCATGAAGATGACGACGGCAACACTGAGTTTCATCTCGCAGAGCATGAAGATGATGACGGTGACGCTTTTTTTTGATCTCAACGAGCCTCCGTTGGAGCATGGCAACGGTatgttcttttctttttggaCATGAATTGTTTCCGGTGGAGCCTCCGTTGGAGCATGGCAACGTTATGTCCATTCTTagcattttcttttatttttggacAGGAATTGACTTGAACTTGCCACTAGATGAATTTGGAGCTGTAGATTTTGATTATTTACATAACCCCGCTGGTAAGCATGgctatattttattattttccctATATTTAGATTATGCCGTGACTACTTATTACTATTACAATGCTTCTTTCCCCCCCCCCTATATTTAGATTATGCCGTGACTACTTATTACTATTAGAATGCTTGTTTTTTTCCCCTATATTTAGATCATGCCGTGATAACTTATTACTCTTGGAATGCTTGTTTTTCCCCCCTATATTTAGATCATGCAGTGATAACTTATTACTATTAGAATGCTTGTTTTCCCCCTATATTTAGATCGTGCAGTGATAATATATTACTATTAGAATGCTTGTTTTCCCCCCCTATATTTAGATCATGCCGTGACTATTAAAATGCTTGTTTTTTTCCTATTGCTAGAACAAGTAAACCAACCGAAGCATGACTATTCTGATCATACAAGACAACAAGTGTACCAAGCACTATTGATGAGAAGCAAGAATGGGAAACTAGGCAAGCACGATACAAGAATTGTTGGTGATCGATTTGGAGTACATATTCGAACAGTTCAGTGCATATGGAAGCAAGGTAAAAACCAACTTCGTCAAAACATTCCGGTCAAGGTTCCTAATCTAAAGAAAGGTAGATGTGGCCGTAAAGCAATCCCTCTTGATTTGGAAAGGTTGAGGGCCATTTCTCTCCAACAAAGAATGACCATACAAGATTTGTCTAGTAGACTTGGTATTAGCAAAGCTAGGATTCAAAGGTATTTGAAAAAGGGTTTGCTTAGGCGCCACTCTAGTAGCATTAAACCTTATCTCACTGATGCTAACAAGAAGACTAGGTTGAAGTGGTGCATTGACATGATTGACCAAGGTTTGCTTGATGATCCAAAGTTCAaggatttgtttgactttgtGTTTATTGATGAGAAGTGGTTCTATCTCCATCAAAAATCGGAGAGGTACTACTTGCTACCCGAGGAAGATGAACCACATCGCACTTGCAAAAACAAGAACTACATCCCTAGGATCATGTTCTTGTGTGTAGTTGCTCGGCCAAGATTTAGagatggagaatgtgtgtttgaTGGCAAAATAGGTTGCTTTCCACTAGTCACTTTTGAACAAGCTATTAGACGAAGTCACAATCGTCTACGTGGAGAGCAAGTAATCAAACCaattcaatcaatcacaagggagGTGATAAGAGATTTCATGATAAATAGAGTGTTGCCTGCAATTAGAGCCAAGTGGCCAAGAGAAGATGTTCACAAGCCAATTTTCATACAACAAGacaatgctccttctcatttaAAAGTGGATGATCCTCAATTTTGTGAGATTGCTAAGCAAGATGGGTTTGACATTCGGCTTATATGTCAACCACCCAATTCTCCAGATTTTAATATTCTAGATTTGGGTTTCTTTCGAGCTATCCAAGCTATTCAATACAGCAAAAATGCTAAGACAATGAAAGATCTAATTCCGGTAGTGCAGCAGGTAAATGATCATCCATTTGTTTGTTTCAATACAATAAAGATTCTAAGACAATGAAAGATCTAATTTCTTGCACACATTTCTTGCAGGCATTCTTGGAGTACAGTCCATGGAGAGCAAACAGGATATTTGTAACACTACAAACTGTTTTGAAGGAAGCGATGAAGATTAAAGGTTGCAACAATATAAAGATTCCTCACTTGAACAAACAAAGACTAGAGAGGGAAGATAGGCTGCCATTGCAAATCCCTTGTGAACCTTCCTTGCTAGCTGAAGCAATTGCAAATCTCCCTGCTTGAAAGCATTAGAAATAGCAAGTTAGCTTTTGCACTTTACTGATCTTGTAGTGGCAGCAAGCATGTTCGTAGCAAATTAGAAAAAGACATGTACCTTACTGTTCTTTGCTTGCATCTTGTTTCAGCTTTGCATGTTCCAACTTCTTTGCATCTCTGATCTTGTCCAACTTGTTGATGACGTGCTCTGGCAGAATGATGGTGTTACCATCCATTTGAAGTTTGCAGGCATCTGGGATGTAGATCTCACAGTCGAACTTGTCCAGGTAGTCGAACCATTTTGCTGTCCTATCATAGTCTTCATGTAAGAGCCCACAACGGGCACACCGGCGAGCTTCGCGGCGAGCTCGGTAGCATTCCTCTCCGAAGACGCCGCCGGCATGGAACGTGCTGCAGCGAGGACACGGAGGCTCGACGGAGTCCGGCACCATCTCGACGGAGGCCGCGACCTGCTTGACGGAGTCCGCGAACACCTCCTCCGAGCCCGTGATCACCTCCTCGATGGAGTCCAGCACCTCTTCGACGTCCGCGAACGTCTCATCCGAGTCCGCGAACACCGACGCCGAGCCCGCAAACAGCTCTTCCGAGGCGAGCTCCTTGGAAACCAGCACGAGCTCGTCGGAGACAGCCACATCCGCCGAGCCCAGAGCCGCCGACGAGGCCGCGACATCCTGCGACGAGCGTGCATACGATCTACCGACGAGCGCGTGGCCAGCGGCGAGCGTGCGTGCAGGCGACCGAGCCATCCGTGGCGGCGAGGAACGGCaccaaaccctaaaccctagactGTGGCGGCCGGCGAGGAGCAGCGAGCGTGCAGACGGAGCCGAAGGAGGCGAGGGAGAGGCGAGCATGCAGAGGGAAGACGAATGAGGTGAAGGTAATCGTGGGAGCCGCGCATGCCGTGATGAATGCAGGCGGGTGGGTGAGTAACGAGGAGCCGCGCATGCCGTGATGAATGCGTTGCCGGATTAGACGCGAGGGGGCGCTTGACCAAGGGCATTCACGTCAAATGAACATCCCGCGACACCAGAACGACAGCAAATTTGAAAACGACCACCGAGCGTAGAACGACAGGAAATTCGAGTAcggtactccctccatactggtaAAGGAAGACGTTACGTAATTTGAAAGGAATTGACAAAAAGAAGTCGTTCTGTTGTAGGAACGTTGCTTTGGACGCAGTTGCCCCTCGCGCTTGGGCTCCTGCGCCGCTAGAGTTATTAGCGCTGCGCTCGACGCATACGCGATTGGGCTCCCAGTGCACGCGCGTTTGACCTTCCATCCGCACATCGCTGCATGCTGCAAAACCAACGTTGCATGCTGCTGCAGAACCAACGTTGCATGCCGCGCGCCCTTACTGGCCTCCCATCCGCACGCCGCCGCCGTACGCCTCTCGCCGCTCGCACTTGCTGGCCTCTCATCCGCACGCCGCCGCACGCCTCTGGCCGCTCGCCCTTGCTGCAGTAGAAGATGAAGGCCGCGCCAGGCTCCATGGATGCATCCTCGCCCATTGTTGCTTCTAGCCAACAAAGCTTGATAAACTTGTTTTCGGAGTTCTTCAGCATTTCTTTCCATCGGTTGGGTTGTTGAACATGTTCTGTTGAAAAAAGCAAACATTAATTACCGGCACCATGTTCTAGCTGTAGGAATAAAATACAAACTAATTCATCTATTAGTAGCTACTGCAAGTATCCATAGCATCAACAAAGTACACTTGCCTTAACTAAAATGAATGTGACTGTGATAAAAAAATGTTACCAGCAAGATTTTGTATAAAGTCGAAATCAACTGCACCGAACTCATTGAGTGGTAAGTTCAAATCAAGTACTGTAAAAAAAAGAAACAATGAtgagaacaaaaaaaaattaaacaaccaACGAAAGGATAGATCGAAGTGATATATTACCACCGTGGTGATCTTCCGGCTCGTTGAGATTGAACACGTCTTGTTGCTCGTCGTTGGCTTCTGATGCCGGAACATTTGCAGTAACATGAAGACGGTGTGAATATAAAAACATGAAAGAAAAAAATGAGTAAGAATCAACACGTTACCATTGTTGTTGTGGTCCTCCAGTATAGGCTCGTTGAGTTTGAAGGAAAGATTGCCGTTGTCATCTTCCTCCATACGAACGTTCAAATCGAAGCCATGGAGGACATCAGCCATTGCGCCGTACGGTTTGCTATGGAAGGACAAGATAGAAAAAGAAGAGGCTAAGCCATGCCtagatgaacaagtgaagaataAGCAGGGCAAGGCAGTATGGACCAGTGTACGGAGTAACAAGAGCTACGAGACGATTTAATACTGTAGCCCGGTAATCGAACCGTCGGACCTGCTGAGCGCACGGTGAGCGCCAAACGAAGGAAAATAACCCGCCAACAAACGAACAAGCGCCAATGGAAAAAAAAGCGCGGCAGAGAGTGCATCCACCAACAAACGAACGAGCGCCAATGGAAAAAAACGCGGCAGAGGGTACATACACACGCCTAAACATGACCGTGCACAGCGCCATGCGAGCGCATGCAGCGAGCGAGCATGCAGCAAAGCAACGAGCGAGCCGCATGCAGCGCCATGCAAATCCCACGTACTGATAAAAAAAAAGAGCTTCCCAGGATTCGAACACTGGACCACCAGTCCCGAACCACAGAATGCTTACCAATTGGACTACGATGAGTTGTTGTATTGGAGACACCCGCAGCCCTGTTTAATAAGGGTAAAGAAGGAAAACGTTTcttaattaatcactccttgATAAGCGTAATCATGTTCTAAACGACTTCTAATAccagtacggagggagtacaagaGGTATCTACAAGATTTGGGGTCGATGTCAAAGTTAAtttgggcctcgtttagattgcaaaaaaattgaaaccgatgaatagtacaactttcgttttatttgacaaatattgtccaatcgtagaccaactaggctcaaaagattcatctcgtgatttccaactaaactgtgtaattagttatttttttacctacatttaatactccatacaatcGACTAAAAATTAATGtaatggagagagtgaaaaaacttggaatttagatgccatctaaacaaggccttgagaAGACATGCACCAGGCCTTTACTGTTTCCTGTGTCGATTTCATTGCGGTCCTCATCATAGAAGACTGCCGTCACGTCCTCAAGAGCTTCCGAAACACTGCTGTGGATAGTAGATCTGCTACTGTCACCTCTCTTTCGCTGAGCAATTGTGAGGGTAGGATCGCTGGGGGCAATCTTCGCGACGCTCCTTCCAGTAATTCCGCGCTGGCTAGCGTTTCCCGAGCGTCGCCTGCAAACTGCAGCCGTTGCTCCGGTAGAATTAATGCGGCCCCTATCCCTCTACCGCCGCCTCTATCCCTCTGTCAGGAAATCCAAACACAAGCGAACTCCAACAGCAGCGAACCCAAATCCTCCGCCTCGCCCCGCCTGGAAGCGCCGGCCGCGGGCTCGCCTCGCCGCCCCACCGCGGATCCGCCGTCGCCCCGCCTGGAAGCGCCGGCCACAGGCTCGCCTCGCCGCCCCGCCGCGGATCCGTCGTCGCCCCGCCTCCCACCTCCTGCGGCGGCATCGTCGTCGTCCGCGGGCCAGCTGCTCCTCACCACGCCCCGCACCCCGCTTCGCCCCACTCCTCGCCGCGGCCGCTCCTCGCCGTGCCGGCGGCTCCCCGACGCGGTCCCGCCTGGCCGCGGGTCCACCACTACGGCGCGGAAGAATTTGCGTCGCCCTCTCTGGACGACGTATTTTTGCGTCTCATCTCCCGCGGTACGCAAAAATGGGTGTGTGTTTGGGTCTTTTGTTGGAGTGTATTTTTGGTACCCAGATCACTGTGCACGGCGGCATGACCTATTTTTGAGTTTGGATTCTATCGTCGCAGATCCATGGACTTCCACAAGACCTCGCGCCGCAAGCTCCAGGCGCTGTGCAAGCGTAACGGCGTCCGTGCGAACGTTACTAACGATGCCATGATCAAGGCGCTCGAGGGCCTAAGCTCGGTAAGCGTATTCGATTACCCATCTGTTTTGATCGATTGGTTTGGAAATCGGGATTCTCATATGTTTCTGTGGGGTTTTGGTTGCGGATTAGGTCGACGGGATTGAAGAGATCGGCACGAACACTCCGGGGTGCACCTTTTTATGAGGGGTCGGCACCAACAGAAAACCCTAATATTTTTTGAAATAGTAGAGATAAACAGGAATTGAAATATGA
Proteins encoded in this region:
- the LOC136502597 gene encoding uncharacterized protein, whose amino-acid sequence is MRPLSLYRRLYPSVRKSKHKRTPTAANPNPPPRPAWKRRPRARLAAPPRIRRRPAWKRRPQARLAAPPRIRRRPASHLLRRHRRRPRASCSSPRPAPRFAPLLAAAAPRRAGGSPTRSRLAAGPPLRRGRICVALSGRRIFASHLPRSMDFHKTSRRKLQALCKRNGVRANVTNDAMIKALEGLSSVDGIEEIGTNTPGCTFL